Sequence from the Pseudomonas sp. LS.1a genome:
CCTGGATGTAGGTCTCTTCCCGACGAATCATGCGGTCCTTGTGCCGCGAGTTGTCGGAAATCATCTCGAAGTGGTCCTCGTCAGCGATCTGCAGCCGCTTGATGTAGATGTGATCACCCCAGGAGAAGAAGTAGATTCCATCGCCGACGAACTCGCGGATGCTGACGTCCACGATCAGTGGGTCGCGGTGCTTGATGGTCGGTTCCATCGACTGGCCCCAGCCGGTCACCATCTTCAGGTGGTGGTGCTCGCTGAACTCCACGCCCAGCTCGCGCAGGTGGCTTGGGCTGACGCGAACATCCTTGAACATTTCGGGGTAGTCGTGGGGGATCTGCCCGCCGCCCATGGCCGCCCGGACGTCATAGTGGGCAATCCACACTTCGTCGCCCACAAGGCCTCGCCGATCAGGTTCAGCCTTTAGCAGCGTCGAGTCTGCCGGCTCCTCGGCGGCGGCCAATAGCCTTTGCCGGGTTTCTTCGGGGATGCCTTTGCCGCTTCTGGCAAGCATCTGCTTGACCAGGTCGGCAGCGGAAAGCTTGCTGTCGCCAG
This genomic interval carries:
- a CDS encoding S24 family peptidase; the encoded protein is MDIYEIRKHNLVKLIGNQRKGSCAERWGMAPAHLSQILSDKTAKNLGDDVARRIEGIEGLPRGWFDAMAAGDLAQAPVEPGDSKLSAADLVKQMLARSGKGIPEETRQRLLAAAEEPADSTLLKAEPDRRGLVGDEVWIAHYDVRAAMGGGQIPHDYPEMFKDVRVSPSHLRELGVEFSEHHHLKMVTGWGQSMEPTIKHRDPLIVDVSIREFVGDGIYFFSWGDHIYIKRLQIADEDHFEMISDNSRHKDRMIRREETYIQARVLLVWNAHLV